A section of the Symbiobacterium terraclitae genome encodes:
- a CDS encoding alpha/beta fold hydrolase, with protein MKTYPVSISTETHGLAGSLVLPEGAAAGSPVPGAVIIGGPGPLPLQRRAQDGTKNWPVVWAESLGAAGLACLCYDQRGSGESTGLYHAADWDDLYADAEAAAELLAVQPEVGWTAAVAWADGAGFALRLALEGKVDGLILLAAGALTAGTRYAAQVARLAASRGLSERVVQLRVRQWQAQIADVRRRVEAGEHIAETDVGGRRVVTNLRRFLALTEFDPGALAPHVTVPVLLLHGATDGVVPPEESEVLRDRLGGPVERQVYLEEGHFVYRSARAIADAAAWMRRRGAGVAGE; from the coding sequence TCCATCAGCACCGAGACCCACGGCCTGGCCGGCAGCCTGGTGCTGCCGGAGGGCGCCGCAGCAGGATCGCCCGTGCCCGGCGCCGTCATCATCGGCGGCCCGGGGCCGCTGCCCCTCCAGCGCCGGGCGCAGGACGGGACCAAGAACTGGCCGGTGGTATGGGCGGAGTCCCTCGGCGCAGCCGGGCTGGCCTGCCTCTGCTACGACCAGCGGGGCAGCGGCGAGTCGACAGGGCTGTACCACGCGGCGGACTGGGACGACCTGTACGCCGATGCCGAGGCCGCCGCCGAGCTGCTGGCCGTGCAGCCCGAGGTGGGCTGGACCGCGGCCGTCGCCTGGGCCGACGGCGCAGGCTTCGCCCTCCGGCTCGCCCTGGAGGGCAAGGTGGACGGCCTGATCCTGCTGGCCGCCGGCGCCCTCACGGCCGGGACCCGCTACGCCGCCCAGGTGGCCCGGCTCGCCGCGTCCCGCGGGCTCTCGGAGCGGGTAGTCCAGCTGCGCGTCCGCCAGTGGCAGGCGCAGATCGCCGACGTGCGCCGGCGGGTGGAGGCCGGCGAGCACATCGCCGAGACCGACGTGGGGGGCCGGCGGGTGGTGACCAACCTGCGCCGCTTCCTGGCCCTCACCGAGTTCGACCCGGGCGCCCTCGCCCCGCACGTCACCGTGCCGGTCCTCCTGCTGCACGGCGCCACCGACGGGGTTGTGCCGCCGGAGGAGTCCGAAGTGCTGCGCGACCGGCTCGGAGGGCCGGTGGAGCGGCAGGTCTACCTGGAGGAGGGACACTTCGTCTACCGCTCGGCCCGGGCCATCGCCGACGCCGCGGCCTGGATGCGCCGCAGGGGTGCAGGAGTCGCGGGAGAATAG